The proteins below are encoded in one region of Phycisphaerae bacterium:
- the pepF gene encoding oligoendopeptidase F: protein MSSSASTTRAEETQRVLDRSEVPKQYTWATETIFINKGAWEDEYKAVEKQITELGSMQGMPSRGPSQLLGVLKARDDAAARLERVYVYASLLADQDLREGDTQAMRSRARSLAVNYSRSTSWLEPELTSIPKETLDSWMSDNPVLALYRQYFDNLFRQKAHILSPREEELMALTGEVTSTPYQAYSFLKDADMKFPTIKNEKGDNVELSDSAFYLFMRNTNRDVRKAAYEGIVGTYREFRNTAAALLNGVVQTHIMNVRARGYDSCLAAALDGGNIPTEVYNNLIKTINDNLPLLHRYQKIRKQALNLKDGVHAYDLFAPFVTEQKYEIEYDPAVKKIETALAPLGDEYIKAMTTGFESRWVDVYPTKGKRSGAYSSGTFLTQPYILMNFHGGYEDMSTLAHEMGHSMHSYLSRTTQPYIYADYDIFCAEVASTCNEILLQNYVLKETADPELKLYLLVEFLEGIRGTVFRQTMFSEFEQRVHEMAEQGQPLTADALDAEYGKIMKKYYGPAYTHDDLVDSYWIRIPHFYYNFYVYKYATSYCAASNIARRIMDKEPGAVDAYLSFLKGGSTKYPIDMLKMARVDMTSPQPILDAMKIFEDLLNQTEELLKKVGPGA from the coding sequence ATGAGTTCGTCCGCCTCGACGACCCGAGCAGAGGAGACCCAGCGCGTCCTCGATCGCAGCGAGGTTCCCAAGCAATACACCTGGGCGACCGAGACGATCTTCATCAACAAGGGCGCCTGGGAGGATGAGTACAAGGCCGTCGAGAAGCAGATCACCGAGTTGGGCAGCATGCAGGGCATGCCCAGCCGGGGGCCGAGCCAGCTCCTGGGTGTGCTGAAGGCACGCGATGACGCTGCCGCCCGGCTGGAGCGGGTCTACGTGTACGCGTCTCTGCTGGCCGACCAGGACCTGCGCGAGGGCGATACGCAGGCCATGCGCTCGCGGGCTCGTTCGCTGGCGGTCAACTACAGCCGGTCCACGTCATGGCTGGAGCCTGAGCTCACGTCTATTCCGAAAGAGACGCTGGATTCCTGGATGAGTGACAATCCGGTGCTGGCGCTGTATCGGCAGTACTTCGACAACTTGTTCCGGCAGAAGGCGCACATCCTCTCTCCGCGCGAGGAAGAGCTCATGGCGCTGACCGGCGAGGTGACGTCGACGCCCTATCAGGCCTACAGCTTCCTGAAGGACGCCGACATGAAGTTCCCCACGATCAAGAACGAGAAGGGCGACAACGTGGAGCTGAGTGACTCCGCGTTCTACCTGTTCATGCGCAATACGAATCGCGACGTGCGCAAGGCGGCGTATGAAGGGATCGTGGGTACGTATCGCGAATTCCGCAATACGGCGGCCGCGCTGCTCAACGGCGTCGTGCAAACGCACATCATGAACGTGAGGGCCAGGGGATACGACAGTTGCCTGGCGGCGGCGCTGGACGGCGGCAATATTCCCACGGAGGTGTACAACAATCTGATCAAGACGATCAATGATAATCTGCCGCTGCTTCATCGCTATCAGAAGATCCGCAAGCAGGCGCTGAACCTGAAGGACGGCGTGCACGCGTACGATCTCTTCGCCCCGTTTGTCACGGAGCAGAAGTATGAGATCGAATACGACCCGGCGGTGAAGAAGATTGAAACGGCCCTCGCTCCGCTGGGAGACGAGTACATCAAGGCCATGACGACGGGTTTCGAGTCCCGTTGGGTGGACGTGTATCCCACCAAGGGCAAGCGCAGCGGAGCCTATTCGAGCGGGACGTTCCTCACCCAGCCGTACATCCTGATGAATTTCCACGGCGGATACGAGGACATGTCCACGCTGGCCCACGAGATGGGTCACTCGATGCACTCGTACCTTTCGCGGACGACTCAGCCGTATATCTACGCCGACTACGACATCTTCTGCGCCGAGGTGGCTTCGACCTGCAACGAGATTCTCCTCCAGAACTACGTCCTGAAGGAGACGGCCGATCCGGAGCTCAAGCTGTACCTGCTGGTGGAGTTCCTGGAGGGCATTCGCGGGACGGTGTTCCGGCAGACGATGTTCAGCGAGTTCGAGCAGCGCGTTCACGAGATGGCCGAGCAGGGACAGCCGCTCACGGCCGATGCGCTCGATGCCGAGTACGGGAAGATCATGAAGAAGTACTACGGACCGGCGTACACGCACGATGATCTCGTGGACAGCTACTGGATCCGCATTCCGCACTTCTACTACAACTTCTACGTGTACAAGTATGCGACAAGCTACTGCGCCGCGTCGAACATTGCCCGGCGGATCATGGACAAGGAGCCGGGAGCGGTAGACGCGTATCTGTCGTTCCTCAAGGGCGGGAGCACGAAATATCCGATCGACATGCTCAAGATGGCCCGCGTGGACATGACTTCGCCGCAGCCCATTCTCGATGCGATGAAGATCTTCGAGGACCTTCTGAATCAGACGGAGGAGCTGCTGAAGAAGGTGGGCCCCGGGGCCTGA
- a CDS encoding S9 family peptidase, with protein sequence MSPRTFTPNAKAELPPLIPRKVLFGNPDRVSPQVSPDGKLLAYIAPDEGVLNVWVRTVGASDDRAVTEDRKRGIRYYTWAENSRQLLYIQDKDGDENWHVYATDIATENTRDLTPINGIQARILATEPQFPNEVLVAINERNPQLHDVYRVDLRTAERNMVAENDQGFIGWLADQNLAVRGAMQATPDGGTRLLVRDTVRAPWRPLVSWDTADALNSGPVAFTADGRSMYIISSAGSNTGELRRVDLATGKQTTLASDPQADVSSLFIHPVTRVVQAVAFTKEREEWKVLDPAIADDFDALRKAHRGDFTIINRDRADRTWLVAYVTDDGPVYYYAWQRPEKKAEFLFTNRKELVDLTLARMEPIAYQARDGLVVHGYLTLPPGLEPKNLPLVLNVHGGPWYRDTWGYNGEVQWLANRGYAVLQVNFRGSTGYGKGFLNAGNREWGGKMQDDLVDAVKWAIERGFADPKRIAIYGGSYGGYATLRGMTSTPELFACGVSIVGPSNLITFMKSIPPYWKPLEPIFFERVGNPEKDAEFLKERSPLTHVDKITNPLLIAQGANDPRVNRAESLQIVEAMKAKSKTVEYVEYPDEGHGLARPENRLDFYTKAEKFLSEHVGGRYEKSPDDGGGPSSHSD encoded by the coding sequence ATGAGCCCAAGAACTTTCACCCCGAACGCCAAGGCCGAGCTGCCGCCCCTCATCCCGAGGAAGGTTCTTTTCGGAAACCCCGACCGCGTGTCCCCGCAGGTCTCCCCGGACGGCAAGCTCCTCGCGTACATCGCGCCCGACGAAGGCGTCCTCAACGTCTGGGTACGAACAGTCGGCGCCAGCGACGACCGCGCCGTCACCGAGGACCGCAAGCGCGGCATTCGCTACTACACCTGGGCGGAGAACAGCCGCCAGCTCCTCTACATTCAGGACAAGGACGGCGACGAGAACTGGCATGTCTACGCGACCGACATCGCCACGGAGAACACCCGCGACCTGACCCCGATCAACGGCATCCAGGCCCGCATTCTCGCCACCGAGCCCCAGTTTCCCAACGAAGTCCTCGTCGCAATCAACGAGCGCAATCCGCAACTTCATGACGTCTACCGCGTCGATCTCCGTACCGCCGAACGCAACATGGTCGCCGAGAACGACCAGGGCTTCATCGGCTGGCTGGCCGACCAGAACCTCGCCGTGCGCGGTGCCATGCAGGCCACGCCCGATGGCGGCACGCGCCTCCTTGTCCGCGACACCGTCCGCGCCCCGTGGCGCCCGCTCGTATCATGGGATACGGCCGATGCCCTCAACAGCGGACCCGTCGCCTTCACCGCCGACGGCCGGTCCATGTACATCATCAGCAGCGCCGGCAGCAACACCGGCGAACTCCGCCGTGTGGACCTCGCCACCGGCAAGCAGACCACCCTTGCCTCCGATCCCCAGGCCGACGTCTCCAGCCTCTTCATTCACCCCGTGACCCGCGTGGTGCAGGCCGTGGCCTTCACCAAGGAACGCGAGGAGTGGAAGGTGCTCGATCCCGCCATCGCCGATGACTTCGATGCCCTGCGCAAGGCCCATCGCGGCGATTTCACCATCATCAACCGCGATCGCGCCGACCGCACCTGGCTCGTCGCCTACGTCACCGACGACGGACCGGTCTATTACTACGCCTGGCAGCGCCCGGAGAAAAAGGCCGAGTTCCTCTTCACCAACCGCAAGGAGCTTGTCGACCTCACGCTCGCCCGCATGGAGCCCATCGCCTACCAGGCCCGTGACGGCCTCGTGGTTCACGGCTACCTCACCCTCCCGCCCGGGCTGGAGCCCAAGAACCTGCCGCTTGTGCTCAACGTCCATGGCGGACCTTGGTACCGCGACACCTGGGGCTACAACGGCGAGGTCCAGTGGCTCGCCAACCGCGGCTACGCCGTTCTTCAGGTGAACTTCCGCGGCTCGACCGGTTACGGCAAGGGGTTCCTCAATGCCGGCAACCGTGAGTGGGGCGGCAAGATGCAGGACGATCTCGTCGACGCCGTGAAGTGGGCGATCGAGAGGGGCTTCGCCGATCCCAAGCGTATCGCCATCTACGGCGGCTCCTACGGCGGATACGCCACCCTCCGAGGCATGACGTCCACACCCGAACTCTTCGCCTGCGGCGTCAGCATCGTCGGCCCCAGCAACCTCATCACCTTCATGAAGAGCATTCCGCCCTACTGGAAACCGCTCGAACCCATCTTCTTCGAGCGCGTCGGCAATCCCGAAAAGGACGCCGAGTTCCTGAAGGAACGCTCCCCGCTGACCCACGTGGACAAGATCACTAATCCCCTGCTCATCGCCCAGGGTGCCAATGATCCGCGGGTCAACCGCGCGGAGTCCCTCCAGATCGTCGAAGCCATGAAGGCCAAGAGCAAAACAGTCGAGTACGTCGAGTATCCCGACGAAGGCCACGGCCTCGCCCGACCCGAGAACCGCCTCGACTTCTACACCAAGGCCGAGAAATTCCTATCCGAGCACGTCGGAGGCCGGTACGAAAAATCCCCCGACGACGGCGGCGGCCCATCCTCACATTCGGATTGA
- a CDS encoding exo-alpha-sialidase, translated as MYRTRTNPRTRNLIWAPLFALASAQSTLAAGNAAPQLARPADAAPPALRFAHSPDGLEFRDTGVVFAKRAAAPDLFRMPGGTLLALFDHAPDTATPNRYAAHVCFSRDDGKTWSRPQPVDITDRAKRRHLAIQGDIFLAPDGIIRLYFVEPVADARASRSGGNRSHFRLRSAVTRDGIHYRLDERFRAPDWGDRVADPTPIVIDNRVHLLIRAAENEDDKSSALRHAVSRDARRFARLAPPDLPRDAVPFATVKLADRLRIYVATPDGIRSATSRDARRWDMEDGVRLADATDAAVVRLVDGSYLMLYRPADPASLPSDSPGLTSSLTQSLYGYDLDAPSADAAVMALDTGQPDTGHMPTDADSGDSSGSANSLEASDASMQGGDDFDSDSDVASSDAGTDPVDAKATDPDDEGHAEILDEMSPFPDPDGFAPLPDFTNPVDYLSWYRDYSANPAGTAAYDAYTQLIPLDQSQDGRGTVWPEDTTNMFSDPDYDGPPRPWNPADHPDWESSYQAMRDLVDRFRDASELDGYATPAATRDSTNILLGILLPSLAPHRALAKQTLADAWRMENGRVPPERMRQAFQTTLRAAAHMEEGATLIEGLVGLAECRLVRDNARAALAQDVFNSPEQIAETLHTLREYDRPGPDPTFALRGEHAAAMDLIQYMFTPPAPDGTPQYHPERGQDLLSEFVDDPVRIDLGRLTPNDAYRSIATLDNHYRELAQMMSIGYPTVRAADIAAMETVNAQSTPLTKVLLPSLSRLYSLHARAEADRRATQLAYATELFRARNGRWPASLAELPATEIAPEARTDPFTGRDFGYRVDDNGPRIYSLSENARDDGGVHAPRWNDRLESEDASDDYVFWPPQEK; from the coding sequence ATGTATCGAACACGAACGAATCCCCGTACGCGCAACCTGATTTGGGCGCCCCTCTTCGCCCTTGCCTCTGCCCAATCCACCCTCGCCGCAGGGAACGCGGCCCCGCAGCTTGCTCGCCCCGCCGACGCCGCCCCGCCGGCCCTCCGCTTCGCTCACTCCCCCGACGGCCTCGAGTTCCGCGACACCGGCGTTGTCTTCGCCAAGCGGGCCGCCGCACCCGACCTCTTCCGCATGCCCGGCGGAACGCTGCTCGCCCTCTTCGACCACGCCCCCGACACCGCCACCCCCAACCGCTACGCCGCCCACGTCTGCTTCTCGCGCGACGACGGCAAGACCTGGTCACGCCCCCAACCGGTCGACATCACCGACCGCGCCAAGCGGAGGCACCTTGCCATCCAGGGTGACATTTTCCTGGCACCGGACGGCATCATTCGACTCTACTTCGTTGAACCGGTTGCAGATGCCCGCGCGTCACGCTCCGGGGGAAACCGCAGCCACTTTCGCCTCCGTTCCGCCGTCACCCGCGACGGCATCCATTACCGGCTTGACGAGCGTTTCCGCGCCCCCGACTGGGGCGACCGCGTCGCCGACCCCACGCCCATCGTGATCGACAACCGTGTCCACCTGCTTATCCGCGCGGCCGAGAACGAAGACGATAAGTCCTCGGCTCTTCGCCACGCCGTGTCCCGCGACGCCCGCCGATTCGCCCGCCTCGCCCCGCCGGATCTCCCTCGCGACGCCGTTCCCTTCGCGACGGTCAAGCTCGCCGATCGCCTGCGCATCTACGTCGCCACGCCGGACGGCATCCGCTCCGCCACGTCGCGCGACGCCCGCCGCTGGGATATGGAAGACGGCGTTCGTCTCGCCGACGCCACGGACGCGGCCGTCGTCCGCCTCGTGGACGGCTCGTACCTCATGCTCTACCGCCCCGCTGATCCCGCATCGCTCCCATCCGATTCGCCCGGGTTGACATCGTCCCTGACGCAATCCCTGTATGGATACGACCTCGACGCGCCATCGGCCGATGCCGCCGTCATGGCACTCGACACCGGCCAGCCGGACACCGGGCACATGCCCACGGACGCAGACAGCGGCGATTCCAGCGGCAGTGCCAACAGCTTGGAAGCATCCGACGCCTCCATGCAGGGGGGTGACGACTTCGACTCTGATTCGGACGTTGCCTCTTCAGACGCCGGCACAGATCCAGTCGACGCGAAGGCCACCGATCCCGACGACGAAGGCCATGCGGAAATACTCGATGAAATGTCGCCGTTTCCCGACCCCGACGGCTTCGCTCCCCTGCCGGATTTCACCAACCCCGTCGATTACTTGAGCTGGTACCGCGACTACTCGGCCAACCCCGCCGGAACTGCTGCCTACGACGCTTACACGCAGTTGATTCCACTCGATCAATCCCAGGACGGCCGCGGCACTGTCTGGCCGGAGGACACCACGAACATGTTCTCCGACCCCGATTACGATGGACCACCCCGCCCCTGGAATCCCGCGGACCACCCTGACTGGGAATCCTCCTACCAGGCCATGCGCGATCTTGTAGACCGCTTCCGCGATGCCTCCGAGCTCGACGGCTACGCCACCCCCGCCGCCACCCGCGACAGCACCAACATCCTGCTCGGAATCCTCCTGCCCTCGCTTGCTCCACACCGCGCCCTGGCAAAGCAGACCCTGGCCGACGCCTGGCGGATGGAGAACGGCAGAGTACCGCCGGAGCGCATGCGCCAGGCTTTTCAGACCACTCTCCGCGCCGCCGCGCACATGGAGGAGGGAGCCACCCTGATCGAGGGTCTCGTCGGTCTCGCCGAGTGCAGACTCGTTCGTGACAACGCCCGCGCCGCCCTCGCTCAAGACGTATTCAATTCGCCCGAGCAGATCGCCGAAACGCTGCACACGCTGCGCGAATACGACCGCCCTGGCCCTGACCCGACGTTCGCCTTGCGCGGCGAACATGCCGCCGCTATGGACCTGATCCAATACATGTTCACCCCACCCGCCCCCGACGGAACGCCGCAGTACCATCCCGAGCGCGGTCAGGATCTGCTCTCCGAATTCGTCGACGACCCGGTCCGAATCGATCTCGGCCGGCTCACGCCCAACGATGCCTACCGCTCAATTGCCACGCTTGATAACCACTACCGTGAGCTGGCTCAGATGATGAGCATCGGCTATCCCACGGTCCGCGCAGCCGATATCGCCGCCATGGAAACCGTCAACGCCCAATCGACGCCGCTCACCAAAGTCCTCCTGCCCTCGCTCAGCCGCCTGTACAGCCTTCACGCCCGCGCCGAGGCCGACCGCCGCGCGACGCAGCTTGCCTACGCCACGGAGCTCTTCCGCGCCCGCAACGGCCGCTGGCCCGCCTCGCTGGCGGAACTTCCCGCCACCGAAATCGCCCCGGAAGCGCGCACCGATCCCTTCACCGGACGCGATTTCGGCTATCGCGTCGATGACAACGGACCGCGCATCTATTCGCTTTCGGAAAACGCCCGCGATGACGGCGGCGTTCATGCGCCGCGCTGGAACGATCGACTTGAAAGCGAAGACGCCTCCGATGACTACGTCTTCTGGCCGCCCCAAGAGAAGTGA
- a CDS encoding 7-carboxy-7-deazaguanine synthase QueE → MLIAEIFHSIQGEGKLAGVPSAFIRTSGCNLRCSWCDTPYTSWEPEGEELSIDQILARIREYAVTHVVLTGGEPLIVPGVEQLSRALVEGGHHLTIETAATVWKDVACDLASLSPKLANSTPWQRESGRWALAHERSRIHADVIRRFMEFPDYQLKFVVENPDDLKEIDDLLAELGPVPTTNVLLMPQGLTADEINARSSWLARLCLDRGFRYCPRLHIELFGNTRGT, encoded by the coding sequence ATGCTCATCGCCGAAATTTTCCACAGCATCCAGGGCGAAGGAAAGCTCGCCGGCGTGCCCAGCGCCTTCATCCGCACCAGTGGCTGCAACCTCCGCTGCTCCTGGTGCGACACGCCGTACACGTCCTGGGAGCCCGAAGGCGAAGAATTGTCGATCGATCAGATTCTCGCGCGCATTCGCGAGTACGCCGTCACGCATGTCGTCCTCACCGGCGGCGAGCCTCTCATCGTTCCCGGTGTCGAGCAGTTGTCCCGCGCCCTCGTCGAAGGCGGCCACCATCTGACCATTGAAACCGCCGCCACCGTCTGGAAGGACGTCGCCTGCGACCTCGCCAGCCTTAGCCCCAAGCTTGCCAACTCCACGCCCTGGCAGCGCGAGTCAGGCCGCTGGGCCCTGGCCCACGAGCGCTCCCGCATCCACGCCGACGTCATCCGCCGTTTCATGGAATTCCCGGATTATCAATTGAAATTCGTCGTCGAGAATCCTGACGACCTGAAGGAAATCGATGATTTGCTTGCCGAACTCGGCCCCGTCCCCACGACCAACGTCCTGCTCATGCCCCAGGGTCTGACCGCCGACGAAATCAACGCTCGCTCATCCTGGCTTGCCCGCCTCTGCCTCGACCGCGGATTCCGCTACTGCCCCCGCCTGCACATCGAACTCTTCGGCAACACCCGCGGCACGTGA
- a CDS encoding GGDEF domain-containing protein has protein sequence MSVTPMIKSDQEEARRLVVVAAGGMHEQLAEFVRGRYPAMRTVVIPSLLAGVVQAARDDVQAVLIPLVEDARRTRRAIAGMRMAGGREVRIVPVCEPALESQARELMRDGADDYVLLPPVGEEMDAALGLVREEARVRSAEVPPASTEELARFAETLSRMEGRPIELLRSLASLVQWALGARGVTVVAEGAVATAGEAVSRPVLVVPLEGASGVIGQITVSERERTGYLPAEVEKLAHYARITGYLLDAATRQRRLRRLAETDETSGLPNRRYLRERLGEILSRAERQRFAVTVLLFDIDNFKTFNDTCGHDAGDDIIRRVGELFRKYCREQDIVARYGGDEFAVVFWDAEGSRMAGSAPPQQALDVLDRFRAALHDESFPRLASEARAEVTISGGLATYPWDGKSAEELVAKADEALLAAKRAGKNRVFVIGEEEGT, from the coding sequence GTGAGCGTTACGCCGATGATCAAGTCCGATCAGGAAGAAGCACGACGACTGGTCGTCGTGGCCGCGGGCGGGATGCACGAGCAGCTCGCGGAGTTTGTGCGGGGGCGGTATCCGGCGATGCGGACGGTGGTCATTCCGAGTCTGCTGGCGGGGGTCGTGCAGGCGGCGCGGGATGATGTGCAGGCGGTGCTGATTCCGCTGGTGGAGGATGCCCGGCGGACGCGGCGGGCGATTGCGGGTATGCGGATGGCCGGAGGGCGCGAGGTGCGGATCGTGCCGGTTTGCGAGCCGGCGCTGGAGTCGCAGGCGCGGGAGCTGATGCGCGACGGGGCGGATGATTACGTGCTGTTGCCTCCGGTGGGTGAGGAGATGGACGCGGCATTGGGGCTGGTGAGGGAGGAGGCGCGGGTCAGGTCGGCCGAGGTTCCGCCGGCGTCGACGGAGGAGCTGGCGCGATTCGCGGAGACGCTGTCGCGGATGGAGGGCCGGCCGATCGAGCTGTTGCGGTCGCTTGCGTCGCTGGTGCAGTGGGCGCTGGGGGCGCGGGGCGTGACGGTGGTGGCGGAGGGGGCGGTGGCGACGGCGGGTGAGGCGGTGTCGCGGCCGGTGCTGGTGGTTCCGCTGGAGGGGGCTTCGGGGGTGATCGGGCAGATCACGGTGTCGGAGCGGGAGCGGACGGGATATCTGCCGGCGGAAGTGGAGAAGCTGGCGCATTACGCGCGGATTACGGGGTATTTGCTGGATGCCGCGACTCGGCAGCGGCGATTGCGTCGGCTGGCGGAGACGGATGAGACGAGCGGGCTTCCCAACCGGCGGTATCTTCGCGAGCGGCTCGGCGAGATTCTGTCGCGGGCGGAGCGACAGCGGTTCGCGGTGACGGTGCTGCTGTTTGACATCGACAACTTCAAGACGTTCAACGATACGTGCGGGCATGATGCGGGGGATGACATCATCCGGCGCGTAGGGGAGCTGTTCCGCAAGTACTGCCGGGAACAGGATATCGTCGCGCGGTACGGGGGGGATGAGTTCGCGGTGGTGTTCTGGGATGCGGAGGGGTCGCGGATGGCGGGTTCGGCTCCGCCGCAGCAGGCGCTGGACGTGTTGGATCGATTCCGCGCGGCGCTGCACGACGAGTCGTTTCCGCGGCTGGCGTCGGAGGCGCGGGCGGAAGTGACGATCAGCGGGGGGCTGGCGACGTATCCGTGGGATGGGAAGTCGGCCGAGGAGCTGGTGGCCAAGGCGGACGAGGCACTGCTGGCGGCGAAGCGGGCGGGGAAGAATCGGGTGTTTGTGATAGGGGAGGAAGAAGGCACGTAG